In the Aromatoleum bremense genome, one interval contains:
- a CDS encoding helix-turn-helix transcriptional regulator, producing MSFKTDPDANPVDHRDDTVVGASTLLPTLGRRVREIRDRRGMTRKLVAREAGVSERHLAHLEGGEGNVSIVLLDNIARALDVSLTDLLAPETEDTVERRLIRRFLERLPQHRLEEVVFRLMRDFGHDEAVRRKRIALIGLRGAGKSTLGGRLAREEGMPFIELDREIEKETGIPGREIFALYGQSGYRRIEKRTLERVIREHPRAVISIGGGVVSQPETFELLLSNCLTIWVKAQPEEHMARVMAQGDLRPMAGNDEAMDDLKRILEAREPLYAKADTVLDTAGETVDQSFMKLRQLVMS from the coding sequence ATGAGCTTCAAGACCGACCCTGATGCGAACCCAGTGGATCACCGTGACGACACCGTCGTCGGCGCCTCCACGCTGCTGCCGACGCTGGGCCGGCGGGTGCGCGAAATCCGGGACCGGCGCGGCATGACCCGCAAGCTCGTGGCCCGCGAGGCCGGCGTCTCCGAACGCCACCTCGCGCACCTTGAAGGCGGCGAAGGCAACGTGTCGATCGTGCTGCTCGACAACATCGCCCGTGCGCTGGACGTGTCGCTGACCGACCTGCTCGCGCCGGAAACCGAAGACACGGTCGAACGCCGCCTGATCCGCCGCTTTCTCGAGCGCCTGCCGCAGCACCGCCTCGAAGAAGTGGTGTTCCGGCTGATGCGCGACTTCGGCCACGACGAAGCGGTGCGCCGCAAGCGCATCGCGCTGATCGGCCTGCGCGGGGCCGGCAAGTCGACGCTCGGCGGACGGCTGGCGCGCGAGGAAGGCATGCCGTTCATCGAACTCGACCGCGAGATCGAGAAGGAAACCGGCATCCCGGGACGCGAGATTTTCGCGCTGTACGGCCAGTCGGGGTATCGCCGCATCGAGAAACGCACGCTCGAACGCGTCATCCGCGAGCATCCCCGCGCGGTGATCTCGATCGGCGGCGGCGTCGTATCACAGCCCGAGACCTTCGAGCTGCTGCTGTCGAACTGCCTGACGATCTGGGTCAAGGCACAGCCGGAAGAACACATGGCGCGCGTCATGGCACAGGGCGACCTGCGGCCGATGGCGGGCAACGACGAGGCGATGGATGACCTCAAGCGCATCCTCGAGGCCCGCGAGCCGCTGTATGCGAAGGCCGACACCGTCCTCGACACGGCGGGCGAGACGGTCGATCAAAGTTTCATGAAGTTGCGCCAGCTCGTAATGAGCTGA
- the boxC gene encoding 2,3-epoxybenzoyl-CoA dihydrolase — MEAVAKNQETAVERVDYRTEPSKYRHWSLSTDGAIATLTLNIDEDGGIRPGYKLKLNSYDLGVDIELHDALQRVRFEHPEVRTVVVTSGKPKIFCSGANIYMLGLSSHAWKVNFCKFTNETRNGIEDSSQYSGLKFLAACNGTTAGGGYELALACDEIVLVDDRNSSVSLPEVPLLGVLPGTGGLTRVTDKRRVRRDHADIFCTISEGVRGNRAKEWRLVDDVVKQQQFADHIKARAEALAAQSDRPANAKGVQLTRLERTDDENGYHYEFVDAAIDAAARTVTLTVRAPSAVTAKTAAEIEAEGINWWPLQMARELDDAILNLRTNHLDIGLWQLRTTGDAQVVLDLDATIVANQDNWFVRETLGMLRRTLSRIDVSSRSLYALIEPGSCFAGTLLEIALAADRSYMRDAADAENRIGLSAMNFGPLPMANGLSRIDARFYQEEAPVAAAKAKEGSLLTPAEALELGLVTAIPDDLDWADEIRIAIEERAALSPDALTGLEANLRFGPVETMNTRIFGRLSAWQNWIFNRPNAVGPTGALKLFGSGKKAQFDWNRV, encoded by the coding sequence ATGGAAGCAGTCGCGAAGAACCAGGAAACCGCCGTCGAGCGCGTCGATTACCGTACCGAGCCGTCGAAGTACCGCCACTGGTCGCTGTCGACCGACGGCGCCATCGCCACGCTGACGCTCAACATCGACGAGGACGGCGGCATCCGCCCGGGCTACAAGCTGAAGCTCAACTCGTACGACCTCGGTGTCGACATCGAGCTGCACGACGCGCTGCAGCGCGTGCGCTTCGAGCACCCGGAAGTGCGCACCGTCGTCGTCACCTCGGGCAAGCCGAAGATCTTCTGCTCCGGCGCGAACATCTACATGCTGGGCCTGTCGTCCCACGCGTGGAAAGTGAACTTCTGCAAATTCACCAACGAGACGCGCAATGGCATCGAGGACTCCAGCCAGTACTCCGGCCTGAAGTTCCTCGCCGCGTGCAACGGCACGACCGCCGGCGGCGGCTACGAGCTGGCGCTCGCCTGCGACGAGATCGTGCTCGTCGATGACCGCAACTCGTCGGTGTCGCTGCCGGAAGTGCCGCTCTTGGGCGTGCTGCCCGGCACCGGCGGCCTGACGCGCGTGACCGACAAGCGCCGCGTGCGCCGCGATCACGCCGACATCTTCTGCACGATCTCGGAAGGCGTGCGCGGCAACCGCGCCAAGGAATGGCGCCTCGTCGATGACGTCGTCAAGCAGCAGCAGTTCGCCGACCACATCAAGGCGCGCGCCGAAGCGCTCGCCGCGCAGTCCGACCGCCCGGCCAACGCGAAAGGCGTGCAGCTCACCCGCCTCGAGCGCACTGACGACGAAAACGGCTACCACTACGAGTTCGTCGATGCCGCGATCGATGCGGCCGCGCGCACCGTGACGCTTACCGTGCGCGCTCCGTCCGCCGTCACCGCGAAGACCGCCGCCGAAATCGAGGCCGAAGGCATCAACTGGTGGCCGCTGCAGATGGCGCGCGAACTCGACGACGCGATCCTGAACCTGCGCACCAACCACCTCGACATCGGCCTGTGGCAGCTGCGCACGACGGGCGACGCCCAGGTCGTGCTCGACCTCGACGCGACGATAGTCGCGAACCAGGACAACTGGTTCGTCCGCGAGACCCTCGGCATGCTGCGCCGCACGCTGTCCCGGATCGACGTGTCGTCGCGCAGCCTGTACGCGCTGATCGAGCCGGGTTCGTGCTTCGCCGGCACGCTGCTCGAGATCGCGCTCGCCGCCGACCGCAGCTACATGCGTGACGCGGCCGACGCCGAAAACCGCATCGGCCTGTCGGCGATGAACTTCGGCCCGCTGCCGATGGCCAACGGCCTGTCGCGCATCGACGCGCGCTTCTACCAGGAAGAAGCGCCGGTCGCGGCCGCGAAGGCGAAAGAAGGCAGCCTGCTGACGCCGGCTGAAGCGCTGGAACTTGGCCTCGTGACCGCGATCCCCGACGACCTCGACTGGGCCGACGAGATCCGCATCGCGATCGAGGAACGCGCCGCGCTGTCGCCGGACGCGCTGACCGGCCTGGAAGCGAACCTGCGCTTCGGCCCGGTCGAGACGATGAACACGAGAATTTTCGGCCGCCTGTCGGCGTGGCAGAACTGGATCTTCAACCGCCCGAACGCGGTCGGCCCGACCGGCGCGCTGAAGCTCTTCGGTTCCGGCAAGAAGGCGCAGTTCGACTGGAACCGCGTGTAA
- the boxB gene encoding benzoyl-CoA 2,3-epoxidase subunit BoxB translates to MINYSERIPNNVNLSENKTLQRALEQWQPSFLNWWDDMGPENSTNYEVYLRTAVSVDPKGWADFGHVKMHDYRWGIFLAPQDGQKKITFGEHKGQDVWQDVPGEYRSTLRRIIVTQGDTEPASVEQQRHLGLTAPSLYDLRNLFQVNVEEGRHLWAMVYLLHAHFGRDGREEGEALLERRSGDADNPRILTAFNEKTPDWLSFFMFTFITDRDGKFQLASLAESAFDPLARTCKFMLTEEAHHLFVGESGVARVIQRTCEMMKELGTDDPAKLRAAGVIDLPTLQKYLNFHYSVTSDLYGAEVSSNAATYYTNGLKGRFEEEKISDDHQLQNSEYEVMDVAGDQILTRHVPALSALNERLRDDWIADVQAGIDRWNRIPAKFGFNFRFTLPHKGFNRRIGMFAGSHVSPEGRLLSEAEWTHQHSNWLPTESDRLYVHSLMGQCVERGKFANWIAAPGRGINNQPIDFEYVRFN, encoded by the coding sequence ATGATCAACTACAGCGAACGGATCCCGAACAACGTCAACCTGTCGGAAAACAAGACGCTTCAGCGCGCACTCGAGCAGTGGCAGCCGTCGTTCCTGAACTGGTGGGACGACATGGGCCCGGAGAACTCGACGAACTACGAGGTCTACCTGCGCACCGCAGTCAGCGTCGACCCGAAGGGCTGGGCGGACTTCGGCCACGTCAAGATGCACGACTACCGCTGGGGGATTTTCCTCGCGCCGCAGGACGGCCAGAAGAAGATCACCTTCGGCGAGCACAAGGGCCAGGACGTGTGGCAGGACGTGCCGGGCGAATACCGCTCGACGCTGCGCCGCATCATCGTGACCCAGGGCGACACCGAGCCGGCCTCGGTCGAGCAGCAGCGTCATCTGGGGCTCACCGCGCCGTCGCTGTACGACCTCCGGAACCTGTTCCAGGTGAACGTCGAGGAAGGCCGCCACCTGTGGGCGATGGTCTACCTGCTGCACGCCCACTTCGGCCGCGACGGCCGCGAGGAAGGCGAAGCGCTGCTCGAGCGCCGTTCGGGCGATGCGGACAACCCGCGCATCCTCACCGCGTTCAACGAGAAGACCCCGGACTGGCTGTCGTTCTTCATGTTCACGTTCATCACCGACCGTGACGGCAAGTTCCAGCTCGCCTCCTTGGCCGAATCCGCGTTCGACCCGCTCGCGCGCACCTGCAAGTTCATGCTGACCGAGGAAGCGCACCACCTCTTCGTCGGCGAATCGGGTGTCGCCCGCGTGATCCAGCGCACCTGCGAGATGATGAAGGAGCTCGGCACCGACGATCCCGCGAAGCTGCGCGCCGCCGGCGTCATCGACCTGCCGACGCTGCAGAAGTACTTGAACTTCCACTACAGCGTCACCAGCGACCTGTACGGCGCCGAAGTGTCGTCGAACGCCGCGACCTACTACACGAACGGCCTGAAGGGCCGCTTCGAGGAAGAGAAGATCAGCGACGACCACCAGCTGCAGAACTCGGAATACGAAGTCATGGACGTCGCCGGCGACCAGATCCTGACCCGCCACGTGCCGGCGCTGTCGGCGCTGAACGAGCGCCTGCGCGACGACTGGATCGCGGACGTGCAGGCCGGCATCGACCGCTGGAACCGCATCCCGGCAAAATTCGGCTTCAACTTCCGCTTCACGCTGCCGCACAAGGGCTTCAACCGCCGCATCGGCATGTTCGCCGGCTCGCATGTCAGCCCGGAAGGCCGCCTGCTGTCCGAAGCCGAATGGACGCATCAGCACAGCAACTGGCTGCCGACCGAGAGCGACCGCCTGTACGTGCATTCGCTGATGGGCCAGTGCGTCGAGCGCGGCAAGTTCGCGAACTGGATCGCGGCGCCGGGTCGCGGCATCAACAACCAGCCGATCGACTTCGAGTACGTGCGTTTCAACTAA
- the boxA gene encoding benzoyl-CoA 2,3-epoxidase subunit BoxA, translating into MNAPVEHAIAKQHLIDPEICIRCNTCEETCPVDAITHDNLNYVVNFDICNGCLACVPPCPTGAIDSWRNVERVKPYSLEEQFKWDVLPDTTELDNVDAPFAVARPDEELPAEVQHITDVATAGQGGPALAPWSASHPYVNLYAPTRPITATVTGNYRLTDADASSDIHHVVLDFGSTPFPVLEGQSIGIIPPGTDDKGRPHLLRMYSVASPRNGERPHYNNLALTVKRVTEDHEGKPARGVASNYICDLKKGDKVQVTGPYGSTYLMPNHPGSSIMMICTGTGSAPMRAMTERRRRRLAQQEGGELVLFFGARAPSELPYFGPLQKLPKDFIDINFAFSRVPGEPKKYVQDSIRERADKVFRMLNDDNCYIYICGLKGMESGVLEAFRDICRANGADWEALRPKLLANARFHVETY; encoded by the coding sequence ATGAACGCGCCCGTAGAGCACGCAATCGCCAAGCAGCATCTGATCGACCCGGAAATCTGCATTCGCTGCAACACCTGCGAGGAGACCTGCCCGGTCGATGCGATCACGCACGACAACCTGAACTACGTCGTCAATTTCGATATCTGCAACGGTTGCCTCGCCTGCGTGCCGCCGTGCCCCACCGGCGCGATCGATTCATGGCGCAACGTCGAACGCGTCAAGCCATACAGCCTCGAAGAACAGTTCAAGTGGGACGTGCTGCCCGACACCACCGAGCTCGACAACGTCGACGCGCCGTTCGCCGTCGCGCGCCCCGACGAAGAGCTGCCGGCCGAAGTGCAGCACATCACCGACGTCGCCACCGCCGGCCAGGGCGGCCCGGCGCTCGCGCCGTGGTCCGCGTCGCATCCGTACGTGAACCTGTACGCGCCGACGCGCCCGATCACCGCGACCGTCACCGGCAATTACCGGCTCACCGACGCGGACGCTTCGAGCGACATCCATCACGTCGTGCTCGATTTCGGCTCGACGCCGTTCCCGGTGCTCGAAGGCCAGTCGATCGGCATCATCCCGCCCGGCACCGACGACAAGGGCCGCCCGCACCTGCTGCGCATGTACTCGGTCGCGAGCCCGCGCAACGGCGAGCGTCCGCACTACAACAACCTCGCACTGACGGTCAAACGCGTCACCGAGGACCATGAAGGCAAGCCCGCGCGCGGCGTCGCGTCGAACTACATCTGCGACCTGAAGAAAGGCGACAAGGTGCAGGTCACGGGGCCCTACGGCTCGACCTACCTGATGCCGAACCACCCCGGTTCGTCGATCATGATGATCTGCACCGGCACCGGCTCGGCGCCGATGCGCGCCATGACCGAGCGCCGCCGTCGCCGCCTCGCGCAGCAGGAAGGCGGCGAGCTGGTGCTGTTCTTCGGCGCGCGCGCGCCGTCCGAGCTGCCGTACTTCGGCCCGCTGCAGAAGCTGCCGAAGGACTTCATCGACATCAACTTCGCGTTCTCGCGCGTGCCCGGCGAGCCGAAGAAATACGTGCAGGATTCGATCCGCGAGCGCGCCGACAAGGTGTTCCGGATGCTCAACGACGACAACTGCTACATTTACATCTGCGGCCTGAAAGGCATGGAATCGGGCGTGCTCGAAGCGTTCCGCGACATCTGTCGCGCGAACGGCGCGGACTGGGAGGCGCTGCGGCCGAAGCTGCTGGCCAACGCACGCTTCCACGTCGAAACCTACTGA
- the pcaF gene encoding 3-oxoadipyl-CoA thiolase produces MTRPVYICDAIRTPFGRYGGTLSGVRADDLAALPIKALVERNSAVDWQAVDDVLYGCANQAGEDNRNVARMAALLAGLPVEVPGSTINRLCGSSLDAIGMAARAIAAGEAELMIAGGVESMSRAPFVLGKADSAFSRTAKIEDTTIGWRFVNPLMKAQYGIDSMPETAENVATDFGVSRADQDAFALRSQQRWAAAAERGFFEREIVKVEVPRKKGEPLVLAADEHPRPDTTLATLAKLKGVVRPDGSVTAGNASGVNDGACALLLASEAAVKRHGLTPRARVLGSAAAGVAPRIMGIGPAPATQKLLARLGMSVRDFDTIELNEAFAAQGLAVLRQLGLPDDGTNVNPNGGAIAIGHPLGASGARLVTTALNQLETTGGRFGLATMCIGVGQGIALAIERV; encoded by the coding sequence ATGACCCGCCCCGTCTATATCTGCGACGCGATCCGCACCCCGTTCGGCCGCTACGGCGGCACGCTGTCCGGCGTGCGCGCCGACGACCTCGCCGCGCTGCCGATCAAGGCGCTCGTCGAGCGCAACTCCGCCGTCGACTGGCAGGCCGTCGACGACGTGCTCTACGGCTGCGCCAACCAGGCCGGCGAAGACAACCGCAACGTCGCGCGCATGGCCGCGCTGCTCGCCGGCCTGCCGGTCGAAGTGCCCGGCAGCACGATCAACCGCCTGTGCGGCTCCAGCCTCGACGCGATCGGCATGGCCGCGCGCGCGATCGCTGCGGGCGAGGCCGAGCTGATGATCGCCGGCGGCGTCGAGAGCATGAGCCGGGCGCCGTTCGTGCTCGGCAAGGCGGACAGCGCGTTCTCGCGCACGGCGAAAATCGAGGACACGACGATCGGCTGGCGCTTCGTAAACCCGCTGATGAAAGCGCAATACGGCATCGACTCGATGCCCGAGACCGCCGAGAACGTCGCCACCGACTTCGGCGTCAGCCGCGCCGACCAGGACGCATTCGCGCTGCGCAGCCAGCAGCGCTGGGCCGCCGCTGCCGAGCGCGGCTTCTTCGAGCGCGAGATCGTGAAGGTCGAAGTGCCGCGCAAGAAAGGCGAGCCGCTCGTGCTGGCAGCCGACGAGCATCCGCGTCCGGACACGACGCTGGCGACGCTCGCAAAGCTCAAGGGCGTCGTGCGCCCCGACGGCAGCGTCACCGCCGGCAACGCGTCCGGCGTCAATGACGGCGCATGTGCGCTGCTGCTGGCTTCCGAAGCGGCGGTCAAGCGCCACGGCCTCACGCCGCGCGCCCGCGTCCTCGGCAGCGCCGCGGCCGGTGTGGCGCCGCGCATCATGGGCATCGGCCCGGCGCCGGCAACGCAGAAACTGCTTGCGCGGCTCGGCATGTCGGTGCGCGACTTCGACACGATCGAGCTCAACGAAGCGTTCGCCGCGCAGGGACTGGCGGTGCTGCGCCAGCTCGGTCTGCCGGACGACGGCACGAATGTGAACCCGAATGGCGGCGCGATCGCGATCGGCCATCCGCTCGGCGCGTCCGGCGCACGGCTTGTGACGACCGCGCTGAACCAGCTCGAAACCACCGGCGGGCGGTTCGGCCTGGCGACGATGTGCATCGGCGTCGGCCAGGGTATCGCGCTCGCGATCGAGCGGGTGTAA
- a CDS encoding hemerythrin domain-containing protein has product MKPEAIQIIRDEHLAISAVLYSLRYLVKEMRRGAAPNFAVLRAILDYIVSYPDRWHHPKEDKYLFAAVRHRTREADGLIARLEREHALGYPMVDELKKQLVAFQGGDSEARDAFFAAADRYAELEWEHLRTEEDVFLPIAERVLDAEQWAQIAAAFRENDNPLFGIKPREEAEALYQRILKLAPAPIGFGSNA; this is encoded by the coding sequence GTGAAACCGGAAGCCATCCAGATCATCAGGGACGAGCACCTCGCGATCAGCGCGGTGCTGTATTCGCTGCGCTACCTCGTCAAGGAGATGCGCCGGGGAGCGGCGCCGAATTTCGCGGTGCTGCGCGCGATCCTCGACTACATCGTGTCCTATCCCGACCGCTGGCACCATCCCAAGGAAGACAAGTACCTGTTCGCTGCGGTGCGGCACCGCACGCGCGAAGCCGACGGCCTGATCGCGCGGCTCGAGCGCGAGCATGCGCTCGGCTATCCGATGGTCGACGAGTTGAAGAAGCAGCTCGTCGCTTTCCAGGGTGGCGACAGCGAGGCGCGCGACGCGTTCTTCGCTGCCGCCGACCGCTACGCGGAACTGGAATGGGAGCACCTGCGCACCGAGGAAGACGTCTTTCTGCCGATCGCCGAACGGGTGCTCGATGCCGAGCAGTGGGCCCAGATCGCGGCCGCGTTCCGCGAGAACGACAACCCGCTGTTCGGCATCAAGCCGCGGGAAGAAGCCGAAGCGTTATACCAACGGATCCTGAAGCTGGCGCCGGCGCCGATCGGTTTCGGCAGCAACGCCTGA
- a CDS encoding phasin family protein produces the protein MTKTPDQLSALAKPALDTYLKSATTAFESVERLIALNLNTARSALEDGSGFVRALLAAKNPKEILDLQSSFAQPFAQKSLAYYRSGYEIVAQSLEECLKPYELQFAEANKLAIIAIEKAAQAVPGGGEVAVAAMRSAIAAANSTYDSVTKATRQAVEITEANVAATADAAIKAIETNAAATHKKSA, from the coding sequence ATGACCAAGACCCCCGACCAGCTCAGCGCCCTCGCCAAGCCCGCGCTCGACACGTACCTGAAATCCGCGACCACCGCCTTCGAGTCCGTCGAACGCCTGATTGCCCTGAACCTGAACACGGCGCGTTCCGCGCTGGAAGACGGCAGCGGATTCGTCCGCGCACTGCTTGCGGCGAAGAATCCGAAGGAAATTCTGGACCTGCAGTCGTCGTTCGCCCAGCCGTTCGCGCAAAAATCGCTCGCGTACTATCGCAGCGGCTACGAGATCGTCGCGCAGAGTCTCGAAGAGTGCCTCAAGCCTTACGAATTGCAGTTCGCGGAAGCGAACAAGCTTGCGATCATTGCCATCGAGAAAGCGGCCCAGGCCGTGCCGGGGGGTGGCGAGGTGGCAGTTGCCGCGATGCGCTCGGCAATTGCCGCGGCGAACTCGACCTATGACAGCGTGACGAAGGCCACCCGGCAGGCGGTCGAAATCACCGAAGCCAACGTCGCCGCGACGGCCGACGCGGCGATCAAGGCGATCGAAACGAACGCTGCCGCGACGCACAAAAAGAGCGCCTGA
- a CDS encoding M1 family metallopeptidase, with amino-acid sequence MFHALSLLIMLPLPVILNPASAQMPPIGAAAASEPAASYRLAVRLDPARQELSGEAEITIDSEAAFELLLNPRFEAGPLRIDGEPVELRPHRHGALQRWSVPAGVAGRTLALSWHGTLAGLAPDVEHRDTLGTQEPVADPRGSFLPSSSAWYPLVAREGRALLHAFTLSLDLPAGQQGLVAGHLQSESARGGRVVARFDFPHPAEGIDLIAGPYRISEQHVRSSDGRPIVLRTYFHGELAPLAAGYLDAVRDYLALYESWIGPYPFTSFAVVSSPTPTGFGMPTLTYLGIEVLKLPFIKDTSLGHEVLHNWWGNGVYPDYASGNWSEGLTTFMADYHYAERAGADKARAMRQGWLRDLSGIPSGADRPLAAFTSRMHGLDQAVGYGKAAMMFVMLRDRIGEPAFDRAIRRFWQTQRFRVADWDDLRVAFEAASGQLLEPFFTQWLDRTGLAEIALSGGRDAGDGVGVTLAQNVPPYVLEVPLRIDTRAGPTLRRVRLEQARQDFEIELDPGDSATRVTLDPDSLILRRLHRRETPPTLRELQFDRRTELLTLGDDAFTSAARTLAARLLDHAAAPHAADVAPGPDPLLVIGDEARIGRWLARHDLPLAPPEVAHRGTVRAWTLRLPSGTPLGIVAADSAQALANATRPLPHYRQQSWLVLQDARTIARGVWPAEPLSVPVTRH; translated from the coding sequence ATGTTTCACGCCCTTTCACTGCTGATCATGCTGCCGCTTCCGGTGATCCTGAATCCCGCCTCGGCGCAGATGCCGCCGATCGGGGCGGCTGCGGCCAGCGAACCGGCCGCCTCCTACCGGCTCGCCGTGCGCCTCGACCCCGCCCGGCAGGAACTGTCCGGCGAGGCCGAGATCACGATCGACAGCGAAGCCGCGTTCGAACTGCTGCTGAACCCCCGCTTCGAGGCGGGCCCGCTGCGCATCGACGGGGAGCCTGTCGAGCTTCGGCCGCACCGTCACGGCGCGCTGCAGCGGTGGTCGGTTCCCGCGGGAGTGGCCGGACGCACCCTTGCATTGTCCTGGCACGGCACGCTCGCGGGCCTTGCGCCCGACGTCGAACACCGCGACACGCTCGGCACGCAGGAACCCGTTGCGGATCCTCGCGGGAGCTTCCTGCCGTCATCCAGCGCCTGGTATCCGCTGGTCGCACGCGAAGGTCGCGCCCTGCTGCACGCGTTCACGCTGAGCCTCGACCTTCCCGCAGGGCAGCAGGGCCTCGTCGCGGGCCACCTGCAGTCGGAGTCCGCGCGCGGCGGGCGGGTTGTCGCCCGGTTCGATTTCCCGCACCCCGCCGAAGGCATCGACCTGATCGCCGGGCCGTACCGGATCAGCGAACAGCACGTGCGTTCGAGCGACGGGCGGCCGATCGTGCTGCGCACTTATTTCCATGGCGAGCTCGCGCCGCTGGCCGCCGGCTATCTCGACGCCGTGCGCGACTATCTCGCGCTGTACGAAAGCTGGATCGGCCCCTATCCCTTCACCAGCTTCGCCGTCGTGTCGAGCCCGACGCCGACCGGCTTCGGCATGCCGACGCTGACCTATCTCGGCATCGAGGTGCTGAAACTGCCGTTCATCAAGGACACGTCGCTCGGCCACGAGGTGCTGCACAACTGGTGGGGCAACGGCGTCTATCCCGACTACGCGAGCGGCAACTGGAGCGAAGGGCTGACGACCTTCATGGCCGACTACCATTACGCCGAGCGCGCCGGCGCCGACAAGGCGCGCGCGATGCGCCAGGGCTGGCTGAGGGACCTGTCGGGTATTCCATCGGGCGCCGACCGGCCTCTGGCGGCCTTCACCTCGCGCATGCACGGCCTCGACCAGGCGGTCGGCTACGGCAAGGCGGCAATGATGTTCGTGATGCTGCGCGACCGCATCGGCGAGCCGGCGTTCGATCGCGCCATCCGGCGCTTCTGGCAGACGCAGCGCTTCCGTGTCGCCGACTGGGACGACCTGCGCGTCGCGTTCGAAGCGGCCTCCGGCCAGTTGCTCGAACCTTTCTTCACCCAATGGCTCGATCGCACCGGCCTCGCCGAAATCGCGCTGAGCGGCGGACGCGATGCGGGCGACGGCGTCGGCGTGACGCTCGCGCAAAACGTCCCGCCGTACGTGCTCGAGGTTCCGCTGCGAATCGACACCCGCGCCGGGCCGACGCTGCGCCGCGTGCGTCTCGAGCAGGCACGGCAGGACTTCGAGATCGAGCTCGATCCGGGCGACAGCGCGACGCGCGTCACGCTCGACCCCGACAGCCTGATCCTGCGGCGCCTCCATCGCCGCGAAACGCCGCCGACCCTGCGCGAACTGCAGTTCGACCGGCGCACCGAACTGCTGACGCTCGGCGACGACGCGTTCACGTCGGCGGCACGCACACTCGCGGCCCGGCTGCTCGACCATGCCGCCGCCCCGCACGCGGCCGACGTCGCGCCCGGCCCCGACCCGCTGCTCGTGATCGGGGACGAAGCCCGGATCGGCCGCTGGCTGGCGCGCCACGATCTGCCGCTCGCGCCGCCTGAAGTCGCGCACCGCGGTACGGTCCGCGCCTGGACGCTGCGCCTGCCATCCGGCACCCCGCTGGGAATCGTCGCCGCCGACAGCGCGCAGGCACTCGCCAACGCGACCCGGCCGCTGCCCCATTACCGCCAGCAGAGCTGGCTGGTGCTGCAGGATGCCCGCACGATCGCACGCGGCGTGTGGCCGGCCGAACCGCTGTCGGTGCCGGTCACCCGGCACTGA